The Hymenobacter sp. 5317J-9 genome has a window encoding:
- a CDS encoding CoA-binding protein, with translation MKKTLVLGASDNPQRYSFRAMHMLKQHGHEVVPVGIRKGEVAGLTIHTDRPQEKDIDTVTLYVGPQNQPAWYDYILDLQPKRILFNPGTENPELERLAQQRGIQTEEACTLVLLSIGQY, from the coding sequence ATGAAAAAGACCCTCGTTCTCGGCGCTTCCGACAACCCGCAGCGCTATTCGTTTCGGGCCATGCACATGCTCAAGCAACACGGCCACGAAGTGGTGCCGGTTGGCATTCGCAAAGGCGAAGTGGCCGGCTTGACCATTCACACCGACCGCCCGCAGGAAAAAGACATCGACACCGTGACGCTCTACGTGGGCCCGCAAAACCAGCCTGCTTGGTACGACTACATCCTCGACCTGCAGCCCAAACGCATCCTCTTCAACCCCGGCACCGAAAACCCCGAGCTGGAACGCCTGGCCCAGCAGCGGGGCATCCAGACCGAAGAGGCCTGCACGCTGGTGCTGCTGTCCATCGGGCAGTATTAA
- a CDS encoding ABC transporter ATP-binding protein, with protein MELLTVTNISLTEQGNEVLRHITFSLASHRKLALAGESGTGKSTLLQIIAGLTQPSTGEVRVQGERVRGPVETLVPGHPGVAYLSQKSDLPHSLRVEQVLRYANKQPAAEAQALFALCRIDHLLARRTDQLSGGEQQRVALARLLLGAPRLLLLDEPFSNLDRVHKRTLQGIIEELGPRLGITCLLVSHDAADTLPWADEILVLQRGEIVQRGMPAEVYHRPVNEYTAALFGDYNLLRGAARQALSPALKSRRSSTHKALLVRPESFVLSCEPGVGLAGVVRAVRFYGSYYEVEVALAEDSVRVRQRQANVSPGDEVSLSLLEGSGWPIG; from the coding sequence ATGGAACTGCTCACGGTCACCAACATCAGCCTGACGGAACAGGGAAATGAAGTGTTGCGCCACATCACTTTCTCGCTGGCGTCTCACCGCAAGCTGGCCCTGGCCGGCGAATCCGGCACCGGCAAAAGCACTTTGCTGCAAATCATCGCCGGCCTCACGCAGCCCAGCACCGGCGAAGTGCGCGTGCAGGGCGAGCGGGTGCGCGGGCCCGTCGAAACGCTGGTACCGGGGCACCCCGGCGTGGCGTATCTGTCGCAAAAATCTGACCTGCCGCACTCGTTGCGCGTGGAGCAGGTGCTGCGCTACGCCAACAAGCAGCCGGCCGCCGAAGCGCAGGCCCTGTTTGCCCTGTGCCGCATCGACCATCTGCTGGCGCGCCGCACCGACCAACTCTCGGGCGGCGAGCAGCAGCGCGTGGCCCTGGCCCGCCTGCTGCTGGGGGCGCCGCGGCTGCTGCTGCTCGATGAGCCTTTCTCCAACCTCGACCGGGTGCATAAGCGCACACTGCAGGGCATCATCGAGGAACTGGGGCCGCGCCTGGGCATTACCTGCCTGCTGGTGTCGCACGACGCGGCCGACACCCTGCCGTGGGCCGATGAAATACTGGTGCTGCAGCGCGGCGAAATCGTTCAGCGCGGCATGCCGGCAGAAGTGTATCACCGGCCCGTGAATGAATACACGGCGGCGCTTTTTGGTGATTACAACCTGCTGCGCGGAGCGGCCCGGCAGGCGCTCAGCCCGGCTCTGAAATCACGCCGAAGCTCAACTCACAAAGCGTTGCTGGTGCGGCCCGAAAGTTTTGTTCTCTCCTGCGAACCCGGCGTGGGCCTAGCGGGCGTGGTGCGGGCGGTGCGGTTTTACGGCAGCTACTATGAGGTGGAAGTAGCACTGGCAGAGGATTCGGTGCGCGTGCGCCAGCGCCAGGCCAACGTGTCGCCCGGCGATGAAGTCAGCCTCTCGTTGTTGGAAGGCAGCGGATGGCCTATTGGCTAG
- a CDS encoding chloride channel protein: MLRWLLISAVVGALAGTASAGFLVALDWVTRWREAHAWMLALLPVAGLAIGLAYHYYGDRAVRGNNLILDEIHRPSQTLPLRMVPLVLGGTLLTHLVGGSAGREGTAVQMGGTLADQLGRWLRPRDRRLLLVAGMSAGFASVFGTPLAGAVFGLEVFLLGSIRYEALLPSFLAAVVADAVTRAWGVGHTPYPELPALALTPLGLGSALLVGALCGLVARLFAVLTHAVGHWFSAIPFPPLRPVVGGAMVGLLMWGLGTGRFSGLGIPVIVEAFQHPLPPTDWALKLALTALTLGCGFKGGEVTPLFFIGAALGSALAVVLPLPVALLAAMGFVGVFAGAANTPLACTLMGLELFGAKAGVYLGISCVVAYLLSGHHGIYAAQVVGQAKHPRLGRQQGRRLGDL, encoded by the coding sequence TTGCTGCGTTGGCTGCTGATTAGTGCGGTGGTGGGCGCCCTGGCAGGCACGGCTTCGGCCGGCTTTCTGGTGGCGCTGGACTGGGTGACGCGCTGGCGCGAGGCCCACGCCTGGATGCTGGCACTGCTGCCCGTGGCCGGCCTGGCAATTGGGCTGGCATACCATTATTATGGTGACCGGGCAGTGCGCGGCAACAATCTTATTCTGGATGAGATTCATCGGCCCAGCCAGACGCTGCCGCTGCGCATGGTGCCGCTGGTGCTGGGTGGCACGCTGCTCACCCACCTGGTGGGCGGCTCGGCGGGCCGCGAGGGCACGGCCGTGCAGATGGGCGGCACCCTGGCCGACCAGCTGGGCCGCTGGCTGCGCCCACGCGACCGGCGCCTGCTGCTGGTGGCGGGCATGAGCGCCGGCTTTGCGTCGGTATTTGGCACACCGCTGGCGGGCGCGGTGTTTGGGCTCGAAGTTTTTTTGCTGGGCTCCATTCGGTACGAGGCGCTGCTGCCAAGCTTTCTGGCAGCCGTGGTGGCCGATGCCGTGACGCGGGCCTGGGGCGTGGGCCATACGCCCTACCCCGAATTGCCGGCCTTGGCGCTCACGCCGCTGGGGCTGGGCAGCGCGCTGCTGGTGGGCGCGTTGTGCGGCCTGGTGGCGCGGCTGTTTGCCGTCCTCACGCACGCGGTGGGCCACTGGTTTTCGGCAATCCCTTTTCCGCCGCTGCGGCCCGTGGTGGGCGGCGCCATGGTGGGGCTGCTGATGTGGGGCCTGGGCACGGGCCGCTTCAGCGGTCTGGGCATTCCGGTTATCGTAGAGGCGTTCCAACATCCTCTGCCGCCGACCGATTGGGCCCTGAAGCTGGCCCTGACCGCCCTCACGCTGGGCTGCGGCTTCAAGGGCGGCGAGGTGACGCCGCTGTTTTTCATTGGCGCGGCGCTGGGCAGCGCGCTGGCCGTGGTGCTGCCGCTGCCGGTGGCACTGTTGGCGGCCATGGGTTTTGTGGGCGTGTTTGCGGGCGCGGCCAATACCCCGCTGGCCTGCACCCTCATGGGGCTGGAGCTGTTCGGGGCGAAGGCGGGCGTATACCTGGGCATCAGCTGCGTGGTGGCTTACCTGCTTTCGGGCCATCACGGCATTTATGCCGCGCAGGTGGTGGGCCAGGCCAAGCACCCGCGCCTGGGCCGGCAGCAGGGCCGGCGCCTGGGCGACCTGTAG
- a CDS encoding PorT family protein: protein MQRAFLPSFLLLSALAAGLNEARAARLVAPATVQDTIVMRLPNRATLTLTVRDAAQLRQLKNYHLDSLTTRLATYITQAEAAAKAGTTNQVTMRFYPDKDQPGQNLPEEIRITAHKPGTDGEKGPTKTQVFLNKKFGIVTTKDGDGHNSFSIGTDGNATANAREDSLKREKRRRSASVELGFDIGLTTLVNSSSTASLQVPSYNNWRSTYINFGLFYVQPLHYTKKSKLAFTIGPEFSGNYIRLTGNDQWVQNGNRTFVETAPDAKQIQQATLYVGTLNLPVMLRLKLKNKEDRTTLSAGIGGFGGTRLTSNIKTEYRLAGTDYNSEDKISGTLNLTPWTYGLQGEIGFHALQLFAKYNMNELFKEGQGPKTHLLTVGLNVLGF from the coding sequence ATGCAACGCGCTTTTCTCCCCTCTTTTCTGCTGCTTTCTGCCCTCGCGGCGGGCCTGAACGAGGCCCGTGCCGCCCGCCTGGTGGCCCCCGCCACGGTGCAGGACACCATTGTGATGCGCCTGCCCAACCGGGCCACTCTCACCCTGACGGTGCGCGACGCGGCCCAGCTGCGCCAGCTCAAAAACTACCACCTCGACTCGCTCACGACCCGCCTGGCCACGTACATCACCCAGGCTGAGGCGGCGGCCAAGGCCGGCACCACCAACCAGGTGACGATGCGCTTCTACCCCGATAAGGACCAGCCCGGCCAGAACCTGCCCGAAGAAATCCGCATCACGGCGCACAAACCCGGCACCGACGGCGAGAAAGGCCCCACCAAAACTCAGGTTTTCCTGAACAAGAAGTTCGGCATCGTTACCACCAAGGACGGCGACGGCCATAATTCCTTCAGCATCGGTACCGACGGTAATGCGACGGCCAACGCCCGGGAAGATTCGCTGAAGCGGGAAAAGCGCCGCCGCAGCGCCAGCGTGGAGTTGGGCTTCGACATCGGCCTGACCACTTTGGTTAACTCATCTTCGACGGCCAGCCTGCAAGTGCCTTCCTACAACAACTGGCGCTCTACTTACATCAACTTTGGCCTCTTTTACGTGCAGCCGCTGCACTACACTAAGAAATCGAAGCTGGCCTTTACCATCGGGCCCGAGTTCAGTGGGAACTACATCCGGCTGACGGGCAACGACCAGTGGGTGCAGAACGGCAACCGCACCTTCGTGGAAACGGCGCCCGATGCCAAGCAGATTCAACAGGCCACCCTTTACGTGGGCACCCTGAACCTGCCCGTGATGCTGCGGCTGAAGCTGAAGAACAAAGAAGACAGAACCACGCTTTCGGCCGGCATTGGCGGTTTCGGCGGCACCCGCCTCACCAGCAACATCAAAACCGAATACCGCTTGGCCGGCACCGACTACAACAGCGAGGACAAAATCAGCGGCACCCTCAACCTCACTCCCTGGACGTACGGCTTGCAGGGCGAAATCGGCTTCCACGCCCTGCAGCTCTTCGCCAAGTACAACATGAACGAGCTGTTTAAGGAAGGCCAGGGGCCCAAAACGCATCTGCTCACCGTGGGCCTGAACGTGCTGGGCTTCTAG
- a CDS encoding MFS transporter gives MAESTRASTALRFRSIISGSIGNLVEWYDWYAYSAFALYFAPIFFPNGDATAKLLNTAAIFAVGFLMRPIGAWLLGAYADRHGRRAALLLSVQLMAGGSLLIAATPGHARIGVAAPALLLLARLVQGISVGGEYGTSATYLSEMAGVRHRGFWSSFQYLTLMGGQLLALLVQLGLQQLLTPAQMGEWGWRVPFVIGALAALGALYLRTHMSETAAFEQHREAASAGEASGARASVPSQLRVLAQHPKAVLTVVGLTLGGTLAFYTYTTYAQKFLVNTSGFSKEAATMISFGVMAVALLFQPLLGAISDKVGRRPVLLMFGIGATLGTVPLLRLLAGTHDAWVAAGLLISALFVVSGYTSISAVVKAELFPTEIRALGVGLPFALTVAIFGGTAEYVALFAKQRGVEEWFYWYVTACALLSLVVYWRMSETQAENGHMVD, from the coding sequence ATGGCTGAATCAACTCGTGCTTCCACGGCTTTGCGCTTTCGCTCCATTATTAGTGGCTCCATCGGCAACCTGGTTGAGTGGTACGACTGGTATGCTTACTCCGCGTTCGCCCTCTACTTCGCCCCAATTTTCTTTCCGAACGGCGACGCCACGGCCAAGCTGCTAAACACGGCCGCCATTTTTGCGGTGGGCTTTCTCATGCGCCCCATTGGGGCCTGGCTGCTGGGGGCGTATGCCGACCGGCACGGGCGACGGGCTGCATTGCTCCTGTCGGTGCAGCTCATGGCCGGCGGCTCGCTGCTGATTGCGGCCACGCCCGGCCACGCGCGCATTGGGGTGGCGGCGCCGGCGTTGCTGCTGTTGGCCCGGCTGGTGCAAGGCATTAGCGTGGGCGGCGAATACGGCACCTCGGCCACCTACTTGAGCGAGATGGCCGGGGTGCGGCACCGCGGCTTCTGGTCCAGCTTTCAATACCTCACGCTCATGGGCGGGCAGCTGCTGGCGCTCTTGGTGCAGCTGGGCTTGCAGCAGCTGCTCACCCCGGCCCAGATGGGCGAGTGGGGCTGGCGGGTGCCGTTTGTGATTGGGGCGCTGGCGGCGCTGGGAGCCCTGTACCTGCGCACGCACATGAGCGAAACTGCCGCTTTTGAGCAGCACCGAGAGGCCGCCAGCGCCGGCGAGGCGTCGGGCGCCCGAGCCTCGGTGCCCAGCCAGCTGCGGGTGTTGGCCCAACACCCCAAAGCAGTGCTCACGGTTGTGGGCCTCACGCTCGGCGGCACCCTGGCGTTCTACACCTATACCACTTACGCTCAGAAATTCCTGGTGAATACGTCGGGCTTCAGCAAGGAAGCGGCCACCATGATTTCGTTTGGCGTGATGGCCGTGGCGCTGTTGTTTCAGCCGCTGCTGGGCGCCATTTCCGACAAGGTGGGGCGCCGGCCCGTGCTGCTGATGTTCGGCATCGGGGCCACGCTGGGCACGGTACCGCTGCTGCGCCTGCTGGCCGGCACGCACGATGCCTGGGTGGCCGCGGGCTTGCTCATTTCGGCGCTGTTTGTGGTGAGCGGCTACACGTCCATCAGCGCCGTGGTGAAAGCCGAGCTGTTCCCAACCGAAATCCGCGCCTTGGGCGTGGGGCTGCCGTTTGCGTTGACCGTGGCCATTTTTGGCGGCACCGCCGAATACGTGGCCTTATTTGCCAAGCAGCGCGGGGTAGAGGAGTGGTTTTACTGGTACGTGACGGCCTGCGCGCTGCTGTCGCTGGTGGTGTATTGGCGCATGAGCGAAACCCAGGCCGAAAACGGCCACATGGTGGACTAA
- a CDS encoding RNA methyltransferase, giving the protein MVSKALGKYVQSLHQKKYRQRHGAFLVEGGKSVLELLSSDLETEHLLATAEFASQNRALLPARLLTVVSENELTQLGTLANNTTALAVARLPAEAPLPPTLPADALLLALDEVRDPGNLGTLLRLADWYGLPGVVLSPGCADAYAPKTVAATMGAFARVPVWERDLAAWLPTLPPEVGIFGADLAGDNVHRLALQPAGVLVMGSESHGLTPSVAAALTRRLHIPRGAGGQAESLNVAISAAILLDNFFRGE; this is encoded by the coding sequence ATGGTTTCAAAAGCACTAGGCAAATACGTGCAGTCGCTGCACCAAAAAAAGTACCGGCAACGCCACGGCGCGTTTCTGGTGGAAGGAGGCAAAAGCGTGTTGGAGCTGCTAAGTTCCGACCTGGAAACTGAACACTTGCTGGCCACCGCCGAATTTGCCTCCCAAAACCGTGCCCTGCTGCCGGCCCGGCTGCTCACCGTGGTGAGCGAAAACGAGCTTACCCAGCTCGGTACGCTGGCCAACAACACCACCGCCCTGGCCGTGGCCCGCCTGCCGGCGGAGGCACCGCTGCCTCCAACGCTGCCCGCGGACGCTTTGTTGCTGGCCCTCGACGAAGTGCGCGACCCCGGCAACCTCGGCACCTTGCTGCGCCTGGCCGACTGGTACGGCCTGCCGGGCGTGGTGCTCAGCCCCGGCTGCGCCGACGCCTACGCCCCCAAAACCGTGGCCGCCACCATGGGCGCCTTTGCCCGCGTGCCCGTGTGGGAGCGCGACCTGGCCGCCTGGCTGCCCACGCTGCCGCCCGAAGTCGGCATCTTCGGCGCCGACCTGGCCGGCGACAACGTGCACCGCCTCGCCCTACAGCCCGCCGGCGTACTCGTGATGGGCTCCGAGTCGCACGGCCTTACGCCAAGCGTGGCGGCGGCCCTCACGCGCCGCCTGCACATCCCACGCGGCGCCGGCGGGCAGGCCGAAAGCCTCAACGTGGCCATTTCGGCTGCCATTCTGCTCGATAATTTTTTTCGGGGCGAATAG
- a CDS encoding sigma-70 family RNA polymerase sigma factor produces MPTLTVNEAELIAACVRGEHRAQRQLYDRLAGLMLTVCRRYLKRREDAEEALILGFAKMFRALPTYRFEGSFEGWVRRIMVNEALMQLRQREMMTVSFEDFAQPENLATTAATADTQLQAEDLMELLTTLPTGYRTVFNLYALEGYGHQEIAELLGISEGTSKSQLSKARAMLQRRVQFSAIASN; encoded by the coding sequence TTGCCCACCCTTACCGTGAACGAAGCCGAACTCATCGCTGCCTGCGTGCGCGGCGAGCACCGGGCCCAGCGCCAGCTCTACGACCGGCTGGCCGGCCTCATGCTCACCGTGTGCCGCCGCTACCTCAAGCGCCGCGAAGACGCCGAGGAAGCCCTCATCCTCGGTTTTGCCAAGATGTTTCGGGCCCTGCCCACCTACCGGTTCGAGGGCAGCTTTGAGGGCTGGGTGCGCCGCATCATGGTAAACGAGGCGCTGATGCAGCTGCGCCAGCGCGAGATGATGACGGTGTCATTCGAGGATTTTGCCCAACCCGAAAACCTGGCCACCACCGCCGCTACCGCCGACACGCAGCTGCAGGCCGAGGACCTGATGGAGCTGCTCACCACCCTGCCCACGGGCTACCGCACCGTGTTCAACCTGTACGCCCTGGAAGGCTACGGCCACCAGGAGATTGCCGAGCTGCTGGGCATCAGCGAAGGCACCAGCAAATCGCAGCTGAGCAAGGCCCGCGCCATGCTGCAGCGGCGGGTTCAGTTTTCTGCCATCGCCAGTAATTAG
- a CDS encoding FAD-dependent oxidoreductase, translated as MSKKEVELLLNPEVAFDEFARYEAILNHAGLQTGEADFVHLKRRSIDARGRQAQVRLRADVYTNTPPKDLFGPWFFYPNVITNSPRVLIVGAGPAGLFAALRCLELGLKPIVLERGLDVRTRRRDLAAINKEQLVNPDSNYCFGEGGAGTYSDGKLYTRATKRGDVGRVLRRLVQHGATPDILVDAHPHIGTNKLPAVVQALREAIIEAGGEVRFETRVTDLLLDRNRLRGVVAASGENLEAEATILATGHSARDIYELLHQRGVLIEAKPFAMGVRVEHPQALIDQAQYRRTDRGLLPAASYSLVHQTEVKGEQRGVFSFCMCPGGFIVPAATAQGEVVVNGMSPSRRDSRFANSGIVAAVELADLDLRQHGPLAGLRFQQALEQRACAAAGGTQQAPAQLLGDFLKRKTSGSLLETSYQPGLVSVRMDDVLGPNLAERLRQGFQDFGRKIPGYATNAAQIVGVESRTSAPIRIPRDPATLQHPEVAGLFPCGEGAGYAGGIVSAAMDGERCAEAVLAVLS; from the coding sequence ATGTCAAAGAAAGAAGTCGAGCTATTACTCAACCCTGAGGTAGCATTTGATGAGTTTGCCCGTTACGAAGCTATTCTGAACCACGCGGGCTTGCAAACTGGCGAAGCTGATTTTGTGCACCTAAAACGGCGTTCCATTGATGCACGAGGACGCCAGGCACAAGTCAGGCTGCGCGCTGACGTTTACACAAATACTCCGCCTAAGGATTTGTTCGGCCCGTGGTTTTTTTATCCAAATGTTATAACCAATTCGCCGCGAGTTTTAATAGTAGGCGCGGGGCCGGCAGGGTTGTTCGCAGCACTGCGCTGCTTGGAGTTGGGCTTGAAGCCCATCGTGCTGGAGCGCGGCCTCGACGTGCGCACGCGGCGCCGCGACCTGGCGGCCATCAACAAGGAGCAGCTGGTAAATCCGGATTCCAATTATTGTTTTGGCGAAGGCGGCGCCGGCACTTACTCCGATGGTAAGCTGTACACGCGCGCCACCAAGCGCGGCGACGTGGGCCGCGTGCTGCGGCGCTTGGTGCAGCACGGCGCCACGCCCGACATTTTGGTAGATGCCCACCCGCACATCGGCACCAACAAACTGCCGGCCGTGGTGCAGGCCCTGCGCGAAGCCATTATCGAGGCCGGCGGCGAAGTGCGCTTCGAAACGCGCGTGACCGACCTGCTGCTCGACCGCAATCGGCTGCGCGGCGTCGTCGCGGCCTCGGGCGAAAACCTGGAAGCGGAAGCCACCATTCTGGCCACGGGCCACTCGGCCCGCGACATCTACGAGCTGCTGCACCAACGAGGCGTGCTCATCGAAGCCAAACCCTTTGCCATGGGCGTGCGCGTGGAGCACCCCCAAGCGCTGATAGACCAGGCCCAGTACCGCCGCACCGACCGCGGCCTGCTGCCGGCCGCGTCGTACTCTTTGGTGCACCAAACCGAGGTGAAGGGCGAGCAGCGCGGCGTGTTTTCGTTCTGCATGTGCCCGGGCGGGTTCATTGTGCCGGCGGCCACGGCCCAGGGCGAAGTGGTGGTGAACGGCATGTCGCCGAGCCGCCGCGACTCCCGCTTTGCCAACTCCGGCATTGTGGCCGCGGTGGAGCTGGCCGACCTCGACCTGCGCCAGCACGGCCCGCTGGCGGGCCTGCGCTTTCAGCAGGCGCTGGAGCAACGGGCGTGCGCAGCGGCCGGCGGCACGCAGCAGGCCCCAGCCCAGCTGCTGGGCGACTTCCTCAAGCGGAAAACATCGGGCAGCCTGCTCGAAACGTCGTACCAGCCCGGCCTCGTCTCGGTGCGCATGGACGACGTGCTGGGCCCCAACCTAGCCGAACGCCTGCGCCAGGGCTTTCAGGACTTCGGCCGCAAAATTCCGGGCTACGCCACCAACGCCGCGCAGATTGTGGGCGTGGAAAGCCGCACCTCCGCTCCCATTCGCATTCCGCGCGACCCGGCCACGCTGCAGCACCCGGAGGTGGCGGGACTATTCCCGTGCGGCGAGGGCGCAGGCTACGCGGGCGGCATTGTATCGGCGGCCATGGACGGCGAGCGGTGCGCCGAAGCGGTTTTGGCAGTTTTGTCGTAG